From one Plasmodium malariae genome assembly, chromosome: 12 genomic stretch:
- the PmUG01_12059300 gene encoding conserved Plasmodium protein, unknown function, giving the protein MNDNNEEKNNERKIRKKNIDILFDSEEMEVSINKMDEGKHEKKGNSEKNKIDDEKNRLLIFNNYLPKESVKSNKDNDGISRGKENVKHINRNKNTIKQEKKNSVNDDEFEIPIHFGKRSKHNDFLNESFYKFREYDEDDDADDNKKLHIMDIFNYHDFPVNLFGIKKKKAKNRDKKFVIEFVDSYNDEFVKKNINNNIIFESIGVCKGISFLDINENININCLGVNDNNAFYFYKMIPFNKIYSQDAINKILTKKNVVSKIEHRKQHNNNDIHAMNYEHNPRHNEANDFFIKNYNILKNYFFKKKKEKKTIYNDLYLSPYEKNLKSSLCIGTHIYSQERAVKKCFGLLIEQNVYSLDQPQDDSTAVNKNLENLYFDFPFYKNQIIFKPIYYPYKNVQIISNSFRNYFKNIQWEKFNNLKDVEFYYDIKNNLFNFSKDVYLTTKSAIRHFDSPKDFVIQTANRVKDINIHMKKICEKSFYIIHNSILKLSKVSKSS; this is encoded by the exons atgaatgataataatgaggaaaaaaacaatgaaagaaaaataagaaaaaaaaacattgaCATTCTTTTTGACAGTGAAGAAATGGAAGTATCCATTAACAAAATGGATGAAGGAAAACatgagaaaaaaggaaattcagaaaaaaataaaatagatgaCGAGAAAAATAgattgttaatttttaacaattaTTTGCCAAAAGAATCCGTGAAAAGTAACAAAGATAATGATGGAATTAGTAGGGGAAAGGAGAACgttaaacatattaatagaaataaaaataccataaaacaggaaaaaaaaaacagtgtAAATGATGATGAATTTGAAATACCTATACATTTTGGAAAAAGAAGTAAACAcaatgattttttaaatgagagcttttataaatttagaGAATATGACGAAGATGACGATGCcgatgataataaaaaattgcacATAATGGACATATTTAATTACCACGATTTTCctgttaatttatttgggataaaaaaaaaaaaagcaaaaaacagggataaaaaatttgtaatagAATTTGTGGATTCATATAATGATGAAtttgtgaaaaaaaatattaacaacaaTATCATTTTTGAATCAATAGGAGTGTGCAAAGGGATTTCCTTTTTAGACATAAAcgaaaatattaacataaattGCCTAGGAGTAAATGATAACAAtgcattttacttttataagATGATACcctttaataaaatttattcacAGGATgccattaataaaatattaaccaaaaaaaatgttGTTTCGAAAATAGAACATAGGAAACAACACAATAACAACGATATTCATGCAATGAACTATGAACATAACCCTCGTCATAATGAGGCAAACGActtctttataaaaaattataatattcttaaaaattatttttttaagaagaaaaaagaaaaaaaaacgatATATAATGACTTATATTTATCAccttatgaaaaaaatttaaaatcaAGCTTATGTATAGGAACACATATATACTCGCAAGAAAGAGCAGTAAAGAAATGCTTCGGGTTATTAATTGAGCAAAATGTATATTCCTTAGATCAGCCACAAGATGATAGTACAGCAGTtaacaaaaatttagaaaatttatactttgactttcctttttataaaaatcagATAATTTTTAAACCCATATATTATCCGTACAAAAATGTTCAAATTATAAGCAATTCTTttagaaattattttaaaaatattcaatgggaaaaatttaataacttAAAAGATGTAGAATTTTATTatgacataaaaaataacctttttaatttttcaaaagatGTGTATTTAACAACAAAAAGTGCCATTAGACATTTTGATTCACCAAA ggaCTTTGTTATTCAAACAGCTAATCGAGTGAAAGACATAAACattcatatgaaaaaaatttgtgaaaaatcgttttatattattcataattcTATTTTGAAGCTAAGTAAAGTGTCTAAAAGTTCATAA
- the VPS4 gene encoding vacuolar protein sorting-associated protein 4, putative, with protein MDSEESINLAVKFAKEAVIEDEKKNYKEALNLYIQSLQYFNFFCKYEKNSNIRELILKKMQIYMTRAENLKEMLNKKETIETKEKVSSSEEVKENMKKQIKDFILNKDKNVKWSDVCGLDTAKEVLKEAIIFPLKFPKLFNSSTLPYKGILLYGPPGTGKTFLALACSNECNMNFFNVSSSDLVSKYQGESEKYIKCLFDTAKEHAPAIIFIDEIDSLCGSRTDGENESTRRIKTEFLINMSGLNNYKNNVIVMGATNTPWSLDSGFRRRFEKRIYIPLPNLYARMKLFEKYVNNTENKDQMEGKNAGAYTSTSNIGKEDIRYFATLTENYTGADIDIICRDAVYMPVKKCLLSKFFKQVKKNNKIFYTPCSPGDPDTTKVEKNVMSLNESELLLPPLSVQDFKTAISNAKPSLSVDDLNKYEEWTKQYGMNGT; from the coding sequence ATGGATTCGGAAGAGTCAATTAATCTAGCCGTAAAATTCGCGAAGGAGGCGGTTATAGAggatgaaaagaaaaattataaagaggccctaaatttatatatacaaagtttacaatactttaattttttttgcaaatatGAAAAGAATTCGAATATTAGAgagttaattttaaaaaaaatgcaaatttACATGACTCGAGCTGagaatttaaaagaaatgcTTAATAAGAAAGAAACGATTGAAACAAAAGAAAAGGTGAGTAGTTCCGAAgaagtaaaagaaaatatgaaaaaacaaataaaagatTTTATATTGAATAAAGATAAGAATGTCAAATGGTCAGACGTTTGTGGGTTAGATACAGCTAAAGAAGTACTAAAAGAAGCAATAATTTTCCCCTTAAAATTtccaaaattatttaattcatcGACATTACCATATAAAGGTATCTTGTTATATGGTCCACCAGGAACAGGAAAAACGTTCTTAGCCTTAGCTTGTTCAAATGAATGTAAcatgaatttttttaatgtatcgTCGTCTGATTTAGTAAGTAAATATCAAGGGGaaagtgaaaaatatattaaatgtttatTCGATACAGCTAAAGAACATGCACCAGCaatcatttttattgatGAAATTGATTCTTTATGTGGGTCAAGAACTGACGGTGAAAACGAATCCACAAGGAGAATAAAAAcagaatttttaataaatatgagtggattgaataattataaaaacaatgtTATAGTTATGGGTGCTACTAACACTCCCTGGTCTTTAGATAGCGGTTTTAGGAGAAGgtttgaaaaaagaatttacaTTCCCCTTCCAAACTTATATGCGAGAATGAAactatttgaaaaatatgtaaataacaCTGAGAACAAGGATCAAATGGAGGGTAAAAACGCTGGAGCATATACCAGCACAAGTAATATAGGAAAAGAAGACATTAGATATTTTGCAACATTAACTGAAAATTACACTGGCGCTGATATTGATATTATTTGTAGGGACGCTGTATATATGCCAGTAAAGAAATGTCTCCTTTCCAAGTTTTTTAAACAagttaaaaagaataataaaattttttatactcCTTGTTCTCCTGGAGACCCTGATACAACAAAAGTGGAAAAGAACGTGATGAGTTTAAATGAAAGCGAACTGTTATTGCCTCCTTTAAGTGTACAAGATTTTAAAACTGCCATATCAAATGCTAAGCCTTCTTTGTCTGTAGATGatttaaacaaatatgaAGAATGGACTAAGCAGTATGGAATGAATGGTACATAA